The sequence CCGTGGCCATGGGGCTGGGGTAGAAGGTCTGCACCTGGTCGGCACGAAAACCGTTCTTCTTCAACCAGATGGCCAGATTCATCATGTCCTCATCGCTGGTGCCCGGGTGGGCCGCGATGAAGTAAGGAATCAGAAACTGCTTTTTGCCGGCCTCTTCGCTGAACTTCTCGAAGAGCTGCTTGAACTTGTCATAGGTGCCAATGCCCGGCTTCATCATCTTGGTGAGCGGGCCTTGCTCGGTGTGCTCGGGCGCGATCTTCAGATAGCCGCCCACATGGTGCTGCACCAACTCCCGAATGTATTCGGGCGACTTCACCGCCAGGTCATAGCGCAGGCCGGAACCAATCAGGATCTTCTTGATGCCGGGCAGCTTGCGGGCGCGGCGGTAGATCTTGATCAGCGGGCCATGGTCGGTGTGCAGGTTCTGGCAAATGCCGGGGAATACGCAGCTGGGCTTGCGGCAAGCTGCTTCAATATCGGGGCTTTTGCATCCCAGGCGGTACATATTCGCCGTGGGGCCACCCAGATCGGAGATGGTGCCGGTAAAGCCTTTGACCTTGTCGCGAATTTCCTCAAGCTCCTGGATGATGGAGTCTTCCGAGCGGCTCTGAATGATGCGGCCCTCATGCTCGGTGATGGAACAAAAAGTGCAGCCACCAAAGCAGCCGCGCATGATGTTCACCGAGGTGCGGATCATCTCCCAGGCGGGAATCTTGGTCTCACCTTCATGGCTTCCCTGCCCATCCGCATAAGCGGGATGAGGATTGCGCGCATAAGGCAGGCCGAACACCCAGTCCATCTCGACCGTGGTCAGCGGAATGGGAGGTGGGTTCAGCCACACATCGCGCGCCGTCACCCCTTCGCCGTGGGCCTGCACCAGCGCACGGGCATTGCCCGGGTTGGTTTCCAGGTGCAAGACCCGGTTGGCATGGGCGTACAGAATCGGGTCGCTCTTGACCTCTTCGTAGCTGGGCAAACGCAGCACGGTGCGCTCGCGCGGCGGCAGCTTGGATTTGCTGCGCAGCGACAGATTGGGCACGAACTGGATGGGCTGCACCGTCGCAACGGACTGTGCGTTGTTTTGGCCGCTAACGCATGCACCATCTGTAGAAGGCGCTTCACTTTTTGCAGCATCTTCCTTGGAGCAGCTTTGGCCCTGGGCCTCTGCCTGCTCGCTGGTGGTCATATAGGGGTTGATGTGGGGCTCCACCTCGCCAGGTGCATCCACCGTGCTGGAGTCCACCTCGAACCACCCTTCCTCCGAAGCCCGGCGGAAAAACGCCGTACCGCGCACATCGGTGATGCTCTCCACCGGCTCGCGCGCGGCAATGCGGTGCGCCACCTCCACCAGGGCACGCTCGGCATTGCCATAGAGCAAGATGTCGCATTTGCTGTCCACCACCACCGAGCGGCGTACCTTGTCGCTCCAGTAGTCATAGTGGGCAATGCGGCGCAGCGACCCTTCGATGCCGCCCAGCACAATGGGCACATCCTTGTAGGCCTCGCGGCAGCGCTGGCAATAGACAATGGCAGCGCGATCCGGGCGCTTGCCCGCCACATCGCCGGGCGTGTAGGCATCGTCAGAGCGGATTTTTCGATCAGCCGTGTAACGGTTGATCATGGAATCCATATTGCCCGCCGTCACCCCCCAAAACAGATTGGGCTTGCCCAGGGCCTTGAAGGCCTCGGCGCTGTGCCAGTCCGGCTGGGCAATGATGCCCACGCGAAAGCCCTGGGCCTCCAGCACACGGCCGATCACGGCCATGCCAAAGCTGGGGTGGTCCACATAGGCATCGCCTGTGACCAGAATCACATCGCAGCTGTCCCAGCCCAGCTGGTCCATCTCCGCCCGGCTCATAGGCAGGAACGGCGCCGGACCAAAGCGCTTGGCCCAGTACGGTTTGTAGCTGGTCAGCGGTTTGGCCGCGCGTTCAAAGAAGGAAACGTCGATGGGGGCATTCATGGGTGAATGGCTGCTAGAAGGCAAAGAACCGGGCAGTGTACGTTTGCATGCACACCATTGCTGCTGTGGGTGTATCCGTGGAGCGGCCTGGGCCTGCTTTGGGGTCTGCTTTCGCGGCATACACAACAGATACAACTCCATGCCTACTTTCAACACCAGGCAGTCACAACATCCTTGCCAACATGGGCTTCGACGGCCATCAAAGGCCAGAATCCCCCTTTTTTCCCGGCTTTAGCAACGTAACATCCAATCTACATTTCCCTCACTGTTTTGTTTGTCAGGGAGATGGTTATGGACATTTCATTCGCCGCCGCCGTTCGCAATGCCAGCAATGCCTGGGCACAAGGCCGTACCACGGATGCAGTGACCATGGCCGAGCTCACCAAGCGCCAACTGGGCAACCAGTCTCCCGCCCAGTTGACCGGACAGCTCTCGGCCTCCCAGTTGGCCGTGCTGCAACCCGAGTTGGCCCGCTATGGCCAACTGGGCACCAAACTCAATCTGTATGCCTGAGCACTGCACCCGCAGTTGCCGCACGCACTGCGACGCATGGCACGCCAGACACCCAGGCTGGCGACTACAGTGACCGCCCCACTCCACCACCGCACAGCTATGTCAGACAGCAGCACCTCTCAGGCTTCGGATACCTTGACCTCCATCACTCCCCTGGTGGCCACCCTGGCGCAGGCACGCAAGCTTCAGCAGATGACGCAGGCAGAGCTGGCCAGCCAGGCCGGACTGTCCCGCATGACCGTGCAACGCCTGGAAAGCAATGGCCTGGATCCACGCCTTTCCACCCTGAATGAAATGGCCCGGGTACTGGGCTATGTGCTGCTGGCCGTTCCGCAAAACTCGGAAGGCTTGGTTCTGCGGGCACTCCAGCAACACGCTGCCGCCTCGGCGCCAACGCTGTAGCCACAGCCATACCCCATATCCAGCGCACGGTGACTACACCGTGCGCTTTTTTCGTTTTGGCCTTACATGCCATTTCCTGCCGGGAATGGCTGCTGCACCTGGAAAGCGCGGGCAGTTGTGCTGGATCAGATGCGCATCAAACTCAGCACTCAATGTAAATTTATTTACCTTTTATTTACATTTGACCGGTGTGCGACACAGAACAATTCCACCCGAGAACACTATAGATACAAAGCCATGCGCTCCACCTTCGAGACCCGGCTGGTCACCTTGCTGAACAAACTGGAAGCCGCACCCCTATGCGGCAATGCCGACGCCGCTTTCGCACTGTTTCATGCAGCCTGGCTGGCCACCAACGAAGCCCACAAAAGCCCTCCCGCACTGCTGGCGCATTGGCGCAGCCAGCGCCTGTGCTCCGAGCATGGCTGGCAAGACCTGCACACCCAGGCAGCCCATCTGAGCTTTGCCGAGTCCCCCAACATCCGCGTGTATCTGCACGCTGATGGCGGTATCGTCATCCAGCGCATGGCGCCTGCCTGCGGCAGCATCCTCTGCGCCAAACTTGGACAAGCTCGCATGGAGCTGGCCGCTGTGCCTGAATTCGTGCGCTAAGA comes from Comamonas sp. GB3 AK4-5 and encodes:
- a CDS encoding YgiQ family radical SAM protein; this translates as MNAPIDVSFFERAAKPLTSYKPYWAKRFGPAPFLPMSRAEMDQLGWDSCDVILVTGDAYVDHPSFGMAVIGRVLEAQGFRVGIIAQPDWHSAEAFKALGKPNLFWGVTAGNMDSMINRYTADRKIRSDDAYTPGDVAGKRPDRAAIVYCQRCREAYKDVPIVLGGIEGSLRRIAHYDYWSDKVRRSVVVDSKCDILLYGNAERALVEVAHRIAAREPVESITDVRGTAFFRRASEEGWFEVDSSTVDAPGEVEPHINPYMTTSEQAEAQGQSCSKEDAAKSEAPSTDGACVSGQNNAQSVATVQPIQFVPNLSLRSKSKLPPRERTVLRLPSYEEVKSDPILYAHANRVLHLETNPGNARALVQAHGEGVTARDVWLNPPPIPLTTVEMDWVFGLPYARNPHPAYADGQGSHEGETKIPAWEMIRTSVNIMRGCFGGCTFCSITEHEGRIIQSRSEDSIIQELEEIRDKVKGFTGTISDLGGPTANMYRLGCKSPDIEAACRKPSCVFPGICQNLHTDHGPLIKIYRRARKLPGIKKILIGSGLRYDLAVKSPEYIRELVQHHVGGYLKIAPEHTEQGPLTKMMKPGIGTYDKFKQLFEKFSEEAGKKQFLIPYFIAAHPGTSDEDMMNLAIWLKKNGFRADQVQTFYPSPMATATAMYHSGRNTLTRVRRQMRDEAEERVDIVRGEKRRRLHKAFLRYHDPNNWPLLREALKTMGRADLIGNGKQHLIPTFQPLVDGSYQSARKKNSTSTKGGAASVGYTVNKDGKAVAVRRRTPEAQEPQGDVRFRKAQPQPGRILTQHTGLPPRAGAGGRSKPQGKKP
- a CDS encoding helix-turn-helix transcriptional regulator, whose translation is MSDSSTSQASDTLTSITPLVATLAQARKLQQMTQAELASQAGLSRMTVQRLESNGLDPRLSTLNEMARVLGYVLLAVPQNSEGLVLRALQQHAAASAPTL